The window GGTTTTTCCACCATAAAGATTCCCAACAGATTGCCCAGGAGTCGTAATATTCCTAATTTTCGTTTCcattttcctattcttttctCCTAACCAAAACCCTAGCCGATCCAATTGAATCCGCAGGCTAGAACTGGTTCCAGATCAGACAGTCAAGCATCTAGATCTCAACCAAAACAATTAGCGAAAACCAAAACCACGAAAAACACAAACCGAAATTGGAGAAATGAAACCCTAACTAGGAAACAAACCATGAGAATCGAAGAGAGTAAATAAATACCTAGAAGAAGTGAGATTAGAAGTGGAGGAGAAGAAGGAGACGGAAGCCCAGTCATGCTTCGATCGAATCTGGTACTCTCTCAGCTGTTCCGCCAAATTCGAACGCGTTATCATATCGACGCCCCTCCCCCGTCCTCCCCCGTCCCTCAAAATCCTGTTTGTTTCTCGAGAAATTTGTAGATTGCTTTAGGAAGGAGAATTTGCAGACAGGAAAATGAGATGAAGCAGTGAGGGCAAGAGACGAATGAGAGCATCAGCTTCCGTTCGTTGCGTGGACTCTTCTTTCTCGCTCGGTACGAAATGAGAAATggaattttcccctttttcttttatttttttcttgtttttgaaaaaaaatatattaattttgagttttaaacCTACGCCAGCGGATTTAACGGGTAGGCTGGTGGCTGGATCACGATGCCAATTATAGATGAGCTCGTTCTTGGATTAGGGTCACAGGCTATGATTTGTAATTGGGTTGCCCATTACGCCGAATTATAGGCCGAAAGTCTTATAAGATTTAGTGATCTACGCTTGAGTTAAGCCCATATCCTATTTAATGGATTCGGCCCAGATTCATGACTATATCTGGTTCAGATAATTTCGGCCCACCCTCAAATGGGCCTTCAAATCAATATTGTTTCATTTCAAAACATTTCTCTACGCATAAAATTTATTAGTCTTAATGTTactcttctttgttttgttttgtattttatgttaagaaaaaaaaaattgaaaggaagAACCCACAAATTAATAAACTACCATAAAATGATTGATATAAACATAAATTAccgttaaaaaaatattatttcgacacaaatcttttaaattcttgatttaaaaaattgatcgtaatataaataatattatcataaggtaaaattttaatatgacattcaatattataaatttttttttctcaaatggaAACCACTTAAtattgttgaataaaaaatcaatcatttatttgagaaagttattaaaattgaattatcaatgtgaatatcatttttatatttttgcaaaaagactgttttattattgtttgttatatttttatccattcaAAATGCGAAAATACACTATTTATTTCCTTATCTAAATCTTGaaaatcttataaaaataacatgaaagtAAAGGAAACaagatataaataatatgaCATAGATattaattaagatataaaaatagtgATCTATATACGAAGAATGTGACCTAAGTATTCGGCTACGAAAAACACGACTTAGGAATGAAAAGAGCAACCTAAATACTAAGGTATGAATAGTATGACTTAGGGACGAAAAAAATGTCCTAAACTTAAAAACCTGGGTCAACGACGATGCCGCTAAGGACGAAACTTGGGAATATCAATATGTGCAGCAGACAACAGAAGAGATGATGTTTCAATGGATGAGGAAATTTCAGCAGTGGAAGATGGTGTCGCAGCCATGGCAGAGGAGATTGAGAGAGGATGCAGCAGGAAAGAAATTGCTAGAACAATGACAGCGGCAGGTTTAGAATCCtagagctctgataccatgaaaaaaCAAACGGTGGCTGTATAGTTGTATTATCTCAATTGGGGTTTACTTGAGAGTATATATACAAGAAATACAAGTACCTATGTGCCCTTATGTGGCAGTAAACTGGGTCTCCAAAGGGGGAGTTAAGTTCACTTCCTAGTCAGTCAATCGTATCAAACCCGTCTTCTCGCCGCACTCCCGACCGTGAATCGTCGGATCCGGAAGTGTTCTCCAATTGGGTTATGAGCCTTATGAATAGACCTTACGGTGACAGCTATCTCGAGCTAATGCTCAGTATGTCTTTGTTACTAGGATCCTTTGCTTTCTAGGAGATGGTACCGCAAGCTCTCATCGCTATAGATGACCTATGTACTAAGATAcgaaaaaataaacttaagtactaaaaaaatgaaaaatgtaacCTTGGTACTAAGGTATGAATAATGTGATATAGGTACCAAGGgacaaaaaatgtaataaaattaataaaaaaagataatccTAGGTACTAAAGTTGAAATTTTTAACCTTCGTCCGAAAAATGTGATTTAAACATTAAGGTGCAAAGAATGTGACTTCGTATTTTGACCAAGATACAAATAATATAATCtaggtatgaaaaatgtgactTAGATACTAAAGtatgaaaaaattgattcaagGTACATATTGATAATATGACTCAAGTACAAAGAACATTACTTAGATGctaaagtatatatatataagcaacTTAGATGATATGGCATGAATAATGTGACCtaggtatgaagaatgtgactTAGGTAATAAGGTATGGAAAATGTGACTTAAAAATATGACCTAGATATcaaggaatgaaaaaaatagcacaggcatgaaaaatatgaccaagatatgaaaaatgttaTCAATGTatcaaggaataaaaaatatgagtagGGCATAAAAAATATGACTAGAACACTGTATGTGActaaaatacatgaaaaatgtTATCAAGATATTAAGGAatggaaaatatgatttaaatataaagaatgtgactaaggtataaaaaaaatatgactaaGATATgatatataagtaaaatatatgaaaaatataatttaagtacaaaaaaatatgatcaagatTCGATAAATGTGACTAAGGTATTAAGTTATAAGAAATGTGACTTATAAATAAGCAATTACCAAACAGGGCCTTAGCTTCTCTAAAATCAATTCAAATGGAGCCTAAATATGAGATGAGCTTCTTACATAAGTtataaaacaattcaaaaaaaacaaaaaaggcagtatctttattttattataaagctactttttccaatcaaattttttagtaaaatcatTCATACACATTTGAGAACTTATGGCATGTTTgcaagttttcaaaaacaattaaaaaaaaatcaatttttaatatttttaagattctatttaaaaactcaaatatgaaaatgatttttttttttttactcattctTCAAACAAATATGCATTACATATAAGTTCCAAATATATTCtcgtatttttaattatttcttagatatttcaaatttctaaaagataatatattttcataataaatttttattttttaaaaaaaactacaaaactTTTTAAAGCAGGGATCCAATGAATCCCAAGATAGAATTACATTGAAACatgctttaaaatttaatgctattcaatttcaaaattattatttcattctttGCCATGACTTTTgggaaaacataatattattgtcCATTGTAGGGGAGACCTTTGCAAaatgatatcatttttcttagctTCCTCTATGTTTTATGGcataattatgatatttgtcTCTTCATGCTTCCATCAATACTTTGTAGGGATTTTCAAGTGGCATTATAATAGTGTTGAGAGCATCATTGCCATTAGTGATTGCTAAACATTTCTACTTTCCAAGTAAGAAGGAGGGATTTCTCCTTTAACCTTTATTTTTCCTTCCTCCCTAtcacttacccttgtgcaagtaaaaatgaaaatcttgCTTTCTCatctttataaaattttcttccttataaaaaaaaaaaatgaatcttcCCTTATTTCAAACAAATACCCTTTTTCGTTAAgatattaatgaaatttcatcataaatcgacatttgaattaatatggcctaacattaaatattattatgataccccaaattttttatatgaaattcattttataaatcaatatattctagttttaaattataagtattttcaaaaatcttcAGACTTAAAACTTTTACAGATCGCAAATAACCCAATTAATaatacaacaaaaaaaacaaataaagtaatCACAATTGGACGATTGTAGAGAATAACACATCAAAATCCCCTCATTCTAAATAAGGACAATAGGTAACATGCTCAATCATCATTAGGACTAAAAATCATGATTAAAAGTCTATTATAAGAAGACAAAACTTTATTACAAAAACCTATTTCGCCCTATGTAGATACTCCATAAAATTGTCTTAAATTACCATTCATACGGATGATAAATGAGAAACTAACCAAGCAAAGCAAATAGTAGACGATTAAAATGGAGAAATACATAACCTACCATAAAACACGAGATATTGTATTATGAATAAATGTAACAATTCATAGTCAAAATTATCACATTTTTACATCAAAATTGAGTTTATAACTAAACATAATAGGAAGAGTGTTATAAATACGAATATATCAAAACCCTCTAACCATAGGTTAAGAATAATGACAACATGTTCGAACACTATCAtagttaaaaatcataattaaaacaTATCACAAGAAGACAAACCCTATTACACAAAACTATTTCACCGCATTATATACAGTTTGTGAGATTATTTTGCACTACCTTTTGATGTGAGTGACAGACAAGAGCCCCATTGATAAAGTAAAACAACTAATTGATGGTTACATCCAAAAACACACCCCACCTACTGTATGACATGACCTTTATTAAGAATAGATATAACAACTTCTAGTCATATTGTATTCTTAAAGTTTGGTAAAGTTATACACAACAAAGTAAATTAGCAAGTTAATAACTATTCCTCAATTTGGTTTTTAGAATGTAAAATGATTAACCTTTGAGAGAACGAAACTTTATGTTTGTGAGAGATAAATATCCATATAGAGAATGAATGTTTGTCATAATGAATGATGGAAATGAAGTTTGATATTGACGttgtaagaaaacaaaaaaaatctacataaaaagatgaagtaTTTTGTGTAGGTAAGAAAGTTTGGTGAAGATtactaataatatttattaaagtaTATTGTATATAATTTAGACATCAAAATCTAAAGCATGCACACAACCAAACattcaaacatacttttatttCTTCAACTTCTCTTCTTGGGGTTTCATTTTTATAGGTTAGTTGAAAGAATTAAGTTCAATGAtggatttaaaagaatttttcatccaATAATCACCCCCATCaagtttaattaaataaagtgataaaaaaagaaaatattgttatttaaatttttaaaaaccctcAAATgcagaaaattaataaaataagtgataattgtttatttaaaaCACGTGGATGGCAAAAATCATTCAAAGAGATGTCCTCAATTTTAATACGCCATTCCTAttcaacttttttctttttaaaaatagtcttGTATTTCAagtttaataattagaaaaaggaaaaaaattagtaCCTTCCTATTGATCTATCAATGATAAAGGAACGAAGGAGGTGGTGGACCAATAGGAACTGGTCACGTGCAGGTGCAGGTGCAAGGGTCAGAGCCGTGAACCCGATAATTAAACAATGGCAACATCAGGCCGCCACTTGTCCACCATAAGGCCCGCCCCAGCACACGTATCTTGGGAAAGAGACAAGGCCCACGTCAGCCCAATTTCAATTTCATAATCGGCCCAATTGAGCCCACATGGGGCTCTACCGCCCTACTGTGCGCCATCAAGGCTATACACTAAACCCATTCACAAATCTCGAAACTCCCCTCCTTCTTCATCACGCAACTGCCACGTGTCACTGTCCCACACCGACCTTCCACATTTATCCTATCGAGGCCGACATTTCCTGGACCCCACATGGACGCCCTCCCATGTCGCCCGTACACGTGGCACATATTCTATTGGCGTCGGCAAGCAACTACAGCGCACCGTGTCCCTCTCCCGCTTTTctcctttcttccttttctcttttgaCTTCAAATTCCCCTTAACGAATCCGCAACTCCACTCGCCAGATCTATTAGACACGTGTCAAATATCACACGGGTTATCTTCTTGTAGCGAGTAGTCTCCAAATATGTACGTTCGAGAGTTGAGTTCTCATTTTAGGTTTTGTTAAATGCACTCGTCCGTTACGCACGCAGCTATCGATTGGCCACCCCTTGGTTTATATTCTTAATCGCGTCAGATCCGCGTACACTGTACTGTAAGCCTATAAAATCGAAACACTCTTACAACCAAGCCATCATCGAGTTCTAGACGCTGCTCTGATTGCATTTTTCTGAAGGCTTCAAATCTGTTGTACAGCTTGGTTTGATACTTGATCATCATGGAAGAAGAGCACCACCATCCCAAAACCCATGAGTGTGAGACCACTGTGGTGGCAGAGGAGGCTGCCGTCGAGACCAAGGATCGTGGGATATTCGATTTCTTGGGGAAGAAAGAGGAGGAGAAGCCACAGGAGGAGGTGATTGTTACCGACTTTGAGAAGGTTACCATTTCCGAGCCTGAACCAaaggtggaggaggaggaggagaagaagcaTGGACTCTTGGAGAAGCTCCGCCGATCTGATAGCAGCTCCAGCTCTGTGAGTTTTTATCTTatatcaatgttttttttttttttttcctcgttTGTTTACAGGCTTAATGGAGGGAAGGATTAAATAGTAATTTTGTCGTTCCCTGATAGCTGGGGGGTGATCTCCCCGCTCCACGTATAAATCCTTAGACTTCAATGACTAATCTGCCCTCACGTTTAAAAAACTTGCAGTCGAGCGAGGAGGAAGGAGAGGgaggagaaaagaagaagaagaaaaagaaggacaagaagaaaaaggaggagGACACTTGTGTGCCGGTGGAGAAGTGTGATGAAGTAGTTCCACCACAGGAGAAGTGTGATGAAGTAGTTCCACCACAGCCGGAGGAGAAGAAGGGCTTCTTAGACAAGATCAAGGAGAAACTGCCAGGACAGCACAAGAAGGCAGAAGAGGTTCCTCCTCCGCCACCACCTCCGGCAGAGTGCTCCCCCTCAGAGACATACGAAGGCGAGGTAAAGGAGAAGAAGGGAATATTGGAGAAGATCAAGGAAAAGCTTCCTGGATACCACCCCAAGAccgaagaagagaagaaagagaaagagaaggattGTGAATAAGcccatagaaaaaaaaaccaatgtttATCGTGGATTGTGCGGTTTGTTTGATCACAGGatgatgttttgttttgttttgttttattttattttattttattttattttatttttacctatGTGCTCATATGTAAGTTTGTTTCGGAGGATCTATATTCTATATTGTAATTTCCTCGtgttattttgtgattttcacGGTATTAATGTATTTGTTAATTACCTGCTTTGTTTGGATTTAATTTCTttgtggaaaaaagaaaaagaaaaaatagaaagctAGTGTTGCTTTATGGGTTTGGTTTCTAGCTTTGTACATACATTGCTTGGACAATGTCAAGGATGCAACCGAAAGCCACTTATCTTCTTGATCATAttctaaatattataagtaacGTAGCTAAGAATATGATACGGCTAAGCTTATTCTATCATATCTGAAGCCTTGTTGAGAGCTACAAGCACAAATGTTGTTTGTATAAATAACTGAGAATAATTATTATGCCCAACCCTTGATTCAATTGTATAAAATATGGAAAGGGTTTTTAACACCTTGAAGGTGATGTTTGGttctagaaaaatattataaaaataattttaccatGTTGGATTTTATTATTCGAAAGTAGAGGAAGTATGAGTTAcatataattgaattttatttactaataaaaagcacactttaatattttaaataatttattttaattagataGAAATCTATTTATGATGtttcaaaccaaaaaattatccaaacacAATCAAAAGGCTAAGTTTGATTTCAAATGTTATTTGAtcgaagtatttttaatatatctattcttttaagaaaagtttttaacaaaatcatttataaaatgtttttcttaaaaatattataaaagtctataagagattttttttttatggtaattttaataatttgggattCGTAATGATCTGGAACATCAGTTCAAGTCTTCTTTAGTGACTCGATTCCTTCTTTGGCTGTCATTTGCATATAACTAGTTAATGCTGTTGAGAATGACCTTGACGGATTCTATCTTATCTTGGTGGAGTAACTTGcttaatattaaagaaatttagaaaaattttaataattcaggtgttgaaaaatctaaaaatgttttttaaaatcagtactttaaatgattttttaatattataattttaaatgtattaaCGGCCCATAGTAGCTTAATTTATTTAGCAATTaaccattaattaattaaaaattttttgttaCACAGATTTGGAAAGGCAGCCTCTTGGTAGATAGAAAGGCTATGGTCCCAGCAATCAACTAGACATCACCAAGGCAATTCCCATAATTGAGAGTTGCTTGGGACCTCATAAATTCATAATTCACACCTCGAAAGCTTTATTCTACCCAATGACTCAATACATGCTTGTATTCTATGGCTTATTCATTTAATTGTTATGCCAGGTGTCTGTCAATATCTCATCACCataattgaaaagaaagaaggaagaaaaaatattatgctATATTGGTCGGAgcaatgattgatttttttaaaaaaatttgatttattataaaaaagtaaaatataattaaaagtaattattttaaattatttaattctcatataaaaaagaaaaagaaaatcaaaatgagattaaaaaatcatgtaaaaatggcctattatatttttatttgattaattgaattaagaGCTTAGTATACAAGTTTTGCTTTTTTAGAATTaagatttaactttatttttaagcTTCTCCATGAATTTAAAAACGGAAGACTATCCACCACAATTGCCCATTTAATCAATGAATTTGCAAGTGGGATATTAAAATATAGTGGCTAAAAAGACTTGATCTCCAAGTTTGAAGTTGCTACATCTTATTCtatgtcttttctttttcctccaaTACAAAAGGCCCACACACCAGTCCAGTCCAGTGGGGTTGAAGATGGGTGATGTGCATCATCAtaacctttctttttcttcctttcggTAGTAAGACTGGCTAGCAATCAACAACCTCAGTTTCTTCTACCCACCACTAGTGGGTGGCCACATCTGAGGGACCAAGGAGGAAGAAAATGGTGATATATTAATGGGTATCCGAAGAGCCTTCATTCATTGGTGATGAGTCTTGCTGAGTCGATCTTTTCAACTACTTATCAAAACCATATTTCAAAGGCGTGCTCAACCAGTAGGGtagattttgaatttaatttttttttttcccgcaTCGATGTTTACCTGTTTGGCTCTTTCAAAATAtccacaatttttatatatttattcatttatttttatttttttaatgtttagaATTTGACAAGGACCAATTTGGCTTGAAGGGGTTGGGAAGTGGATCATGGGAAATATCAGATGAAGAGGAAAAAGGCTAGGGAAGGGATCTTGAAATTGCTCCAAAGGAGAAAAATTAGGCCACCCTGGTTcggtttgaaaataattgtcaaattaGTTCTCCTCATCCATGTGACTCTACGTGATGAacaaatctttttcttttttggtttttagctTCTTCCATACACcactttctttccattttctcttcttgTTCTAGCAATGTTATTTCCACCGTGAACTTAAATGTCAATTTTCCTATATTATATGGTTTTTGATGGAAGTGACAAAAGCGTCCTCCATGACTTGGGTCATGTCACGAAAGacatatattaagaaaggaCAATTTGAGATGCGTAGGTAAGGGTAAACCCTTTATAAACCCGTAAAAGCCCTACACTAAGGGGTAATCTTAGTATATCGTTCATTGTTTTTATTGGTTATCACTTTGCTTCTCCTAAGACACCATGACTAATTTGATCGCTAGGGGACATTGATCTAACCAACCGTCACACTCTAATGGTCTCACTTATTTTTATAGGAGAACTCACACATCCCATATTACACTTATTGCCACTTATGAAAATATCGTGAAAGGAGCGTAATATTACgtaattaaattttttcttgtaatttaaATAcctattgatatatatattgtttattttaaaaccataTGCCTTCTAATATTATAAGTATTATATTCATTACCTATTACTATTTTAAACATGTCTACCAAATTAATGAATCGCCTTATAAATGTTAGTAACCATTTCACATGATATTTGTATCAATAATTAAGTTTgtgtaaatgttttttaaaattacgaGAACTAATATAgactttaaaaaacaaacaaaaaaagaaaaaaaattatatttataggGGGTTATGACAAATAATATAAGAACTTACTTTCAATCACGTCGATATTATGTGCTCTAATCACAAGAGTTTCTCGTGATTTTTAAATGCATCTATAAGTTAATGAGAAATTTAACTTAAGACACAAGGGACAAAAAGCGAGCATCGTCGAGAACAAACAATCGGAGTAACCCAAGAAGAGATGCCTTTGTGCCAACTCCCTCCctgcaaccaaacaaaacaatgtCACTGATTGAGAGTCCCTGTTTATATTACAAACAACACTGTCATAAACTTCAAGAAATTCCAAGCTCATCATAGCTGTATATATCACCATACCTTTAATCAAACACCTTAATCAACAATAGAGATGATGATAGCCAAACAACAATCATGCCCACAACTCCTGCCACTGATTTTCATCACTCTAGGCCTCACTCATGCCACCTATGGAGGCTACCTGATAGGCATCGGGAGCTACGACATGACCGGTCCAGCTGCAGATGTGAACATGATGGGGTATGCCAACATTGGGCAAAACTCCGCTGGGATCCATTTCCGGCTAAGGGCGAGGGCCTTCATTGTGGCTGAGGGTCCCCAGGGGGTCAGGTTTGCTTTTGTAAATCTTGATGCTGGAATGGCTTCACAGCTTGTTACGATCAAAGTACTTGAGAGACTCAAATCAAGGTACTTAGCATAAATTCAATGCTGTAAAACGGATAAACCCTTTGATTAATGGATGTGAAATGTTGTGTTTTTCTGTTAAAGGTATGGGAATTTGTACAATGAAGATAATTTGGCAATCAGTGGCACTCATACTCATGCAGGGCCAGGGGGCTATTTGCAGTATTATGTTTACTCTATAACTACTGCAGGCTTTGTCCCTCAGTCTTTTGATGCCATTGTCACTGCAGTTGAGCTGAGTATAGTTCAGGCTCATGAAAACCTCAAGCCTGGTTCAGTTTTCATCAACAAGGGTGAGTTTTTTCATAGTATGTGTAAACACAAAGAGTACTGGTTGATGATCATTTAACTGAAGGCAAGTACTTTTGTAGGGGATGTAGAGAATGCAGGAATTAGCAGGAGTCCAAGTGCTTACCTTGTCAACCCAGCAGACGAGAGAGCACGATATTCAACTGATGTTGATACCGAAATGACCCTTTTGAAGTTCATCAATGGGGAGAGCGGGAAGAGCATTGGAGCATTCAGCTGGTTTGCAACACATGGTACCTCTATGAGCAAAGACAACAGGCTTATCAGTGGAGACAACAAGGGTGCTGCTGCTAGATTCTTCGAGGATTGGTTCACTTTCACCACCAAATCATCCTCCAAAGTCATTGCCAACACATCTGCTACATTATGTAGACAATCTTTCCACTATTAAGTTGTCATGATCAGGGACATTCTTGTGGCTTGAGCTGATCCTTCATCCTTGGTTTTTCTGTGAAATATAGCAGATAGCAGACTGATTCAAAAGGCCAAGGAAATCAACGCCACAGGAGGGACAAGTTGTGGGAAAACAACCAGCCAAAGCTTCAAAGTTAGGAAGAATGATAACTCCCGATTTGTGGGAGCGTTTTGCCAATCCAATGTTGGAGATGTGACTCCAAACGTGCTTGGCACATTCTGCAATGACACTGGATTGCCTTGTGATTTCAATCACTCCTCATGCCATGGCAATAACCAGCTTTGTCTGGGGCGTGGACCAGGGTAGTAGTAACACTTTCTCTTAGATGAGCTTGTGCCTCTTCTTAAAACTATGCTTATACTCTGAATAACGTGGGCTTGGGAATTGTGATTCTGCACAACAGATACCCTGATGAAATACTGAGCACAAAGATCATAGGGGAG is drawn from Vitis riparia cultivar Riparia Gloire de Montpellier isolate 1030 chromosome 18, EGFV_Vit.rip_1.0, whole genome shotgun sequence and contains these coding sequences:
- the LOC117907250 gene encoding dehydrin ERD14; its protein translation is MEEEHHHPKTHECETTVVAEEAAVETKDRGIFDFLGKKEEEKPQEEVIVTDFEKVTISEPEPKVEEEEEKKHGLLEKLRRSDSSSSSSSEEEGEGGEKKKKKKKDKKKKEEDTCVPVEKCDEVVPPQEKCDEVVPPQPEEKKGFLDKIKEKLPGQHKKAEEVPPPPPPPAECSPSETYEGEVKEKKGILEKIKEKLPGYHPKTEEEKKEKEKDCE
- the LOC117907583 gene encoding neutral ceramidase 2-like isoform X1 encodes the protein MMIAKQQSCPQLLPLIFITLGLTHATYGGYLIGIGSYDMTGPAADVNMMGYANIGQNSAGIHFRLRARAFIVAEGPQGVRFAFVNLDAGMASQLVTIKVLERLKSRYGNLYNEDNLAISGTHTHAGPGGYLQYYVYSITTAGFVPQSFDAIVTAVELSIVQAHENLKPGSVFINKGDVENAGISRSPSAYLVNPADERARYSTDVDTEMTLLKFINGESGKSIGAFSWFATHGTSMSKDNRLISGDNKGAAARFFEDWFTFTTKSSSKVIANTSATLSDSRLIQKAKEINATGGTSCGKTTSQSFKVRKNDNSRFVGAFCQSNVGDVTPNVLGTFCNDTGLPCDFNHSSCHGNNQLCLGRGPGYPDEILSTKIIGERQFQTAVDLFKYAKEELTGKVDYRHTYLNFTDIEVELDGNNVVRTCPAALGPGFAAGTTDGPGFPGFQQGDTEISEEWKRLRDSLKKPSKYQEDCQQPKPILLDTGEMFKPYAWAPAILPIQILRLGKLVILSVPGEFTTMAGRRLREAVKETLVSNGNGEFDDDTHIVIAGLTNTYSQYIATFEEYKQQRYEASSTLYGPHTLSAYIQEFKKLAEAMAKGENMIKGPPPPDLSSVQQSYLIDPTGDSPPPGKNFGDVKQDITIPKRGSFQKVERPSATFWSANPRYDLLTEGTFAVVEMLQGERWVPAYDDDDFCLYFKWKVESGTFYGLATIEWEVPEDAVSGVYRLRHFGSSKKTKESPTEYFTGASSAFSVS